The following proteins are co-located in the Pyrobaculum calidifontis JCM 11548 genome:
- a CDS encoding NAD(P)/FAD-dependent oxidoreductase, with the protein MRIAVIGAGPAGLSVAAALKDAEVFEEHNVVGLPRHCTSLVSAVSAERVGIPREVVVRRYDELYVTNLDGDFIRFRIRGGVYLLDRPGLERRLAEHVANIRFGEKVTAIKGPYLYTERGEKYGPYDYIVVAEGSLRRLSRAYGEVVRLPGLQVDVKSPAELPGITVVYNPKISQAYFAWVVEVDKGVYRVGLADKCCLVEKLNKLVKLLKGSPVDRPFGGGVLAGPPVQRVVHGRVVLVGDAAGLVKPLSGGGIVLAVKSGKLAAEALARGTPSLYEEGTRQLRMRLRAAHLLFKLLYGKRAVDRLLKTLSGGDYLAVDYDDHVKTLATAALTDPRSLAALRALLLAGYSYVSHFFK; encoded by the coding sequence GTGCGTATTGCGGTCATAGGTGCAGGTCCTGCTGGACTGTCCGTAGCAGCCGCCTTAAAAGACGCAGAAGTCTTTGAAGAACACAACGTAGTGGGGCTTCCCAGACATTGCACAAGCCTCGTCAGCGCCGTCTCGGCGGAGAGGGTAGGCATCCCCCGAGAGGTGGTGGTTAGGAGGTACGACGAGCTCTACGTGACAAACCTAGACGGCGACTTTATCCGCTTCCGCATAAGAGGCGGGGTGTACCTACTGGATAGGCCGGGGCTGGAGCGGCGTCTCGCAGAACACGTGGCCAACATCCGCTTTGGCGAAAAGGTGACGGCGATCAAGGGCCCGTACTTGTACACAGAGAGGGGGGAGAAGTACGGTCCATATGACTACATCGTAGTGGCCGAGGGCTCGCTGAGGCGCCTCTCTAGGGCGTACGGCGAGGTGGTCAGACTGCCGGGCCTCCAAGTGGACGTAAAAAGCCCGGCTGAGCTCCCCGGCATCACCGTCGTATACAACCCCAAGATTTCCCAGGCGTATTTTGCATGGGTTGTTGAAGTGGACAAGGGCGTCTACCGCGTAGGCCTAGCCGACAAGTGCTGCCTAGTGGAAAAGTTGAACAAGCTGGTGAAGTTGTTAAAGGGGTCGCCTGTGGACAGGCCGTTTGGCGGCGGCGTGCTTGCCGGACCTCCGGTGCAGAGGGTGGTGCACGGCAGAGTGGTACTCGTGGGAGACGCCGCGGGGCTCGTCAAGCCCCTCAGCGGCGGGGGGATCGTGCTCGCGGTTAAAAGCGGGAAGCTGGCCGCGGAGGCCTTGGCGAGGGGCACCCCAAGCCTTTACGAGGAGGGGACGCGGCAGTTGCGCATGAGGCTGAGGGCGGCGCACCTCTTGTTCAAGCTTCTCTACGGGAAGAGGGCCGTTGACCGGCTGTTGAAAACTCTCAGCGGCGGAGACTACCTCGCAGTGGACTACGACGACCACGTGAAAACTCTCGCAACGGCGGCGCTTACAGACCCCAGGTCGCTTGCCGCGCTCAGAGCCCTCCTCCTAGCGGGTTATAGCTATGTTTCTCATTTCTTCAAGTAG
- a CDS encoding HD domain-containing protein: MLYKKAIRDPIHGFIKLTEEEVKFIDGEPLVQRLRYVKQLGFVYLVYPTATHTRFDHSLGVMYIATLLGEKIMQLMGEKDEGLLQHLRIAALLHDLGHLPFSHSFEAVVSEVLHMAKKGGCVDVDLSMFDVGKPHEVTTRLLVDKVSPRLSELGYDPDLVKALLFDGEKYKPFHSILSGVFDADRLDYIMRDMYFTGAAVGTSFTHIDLERVVENLEEAGDRFLFNEKARVNLEGYLITRYNLYRHVYLHHKTVLFTEVARSIIAENVEKCAEGRGGEICQYLCDLARFISGDVDEEVVWKATDEYFVSVFVKDPKFRELLSRKQLDYVALWKREKDFLEVFKDPVRLNEAVDRLGPPHWALIDKLKKKLVERLNVELGDSNCRLEPSDVLISYVSFDPRAEDLYITTARGPVPIYEISPLVAAVNEAWRRAPHLFVHVRRGVLDKCKNALDILKASLEPLLELTIRRISS, from the coding sequence GTGTTGTACAAGAAAGCGATTAGAGACCCAATCCACGGCTTCATTAAGCTCACTGAGGAGGAGGTCAAGTTTATAGACGGCGAGCCTCTTGTCCAGAGGCTGAGGTATGTGAAACAACTGGGCTTCGTCTATCTTGTATATCCAACGGCCACGCATACGAGGTTTGACCACAGCTTAGGCGTGATGTACATCGCCACGTTGCTTGGGGAGAAGATAATGCAGTTGATGGGCGAGAAAGACGAGGGCTTGCTTCAGCACCTCCGCATAGCCGCCTTGTTGCACGACCTGGGGCACCTGCCGTTTTCCCACTCCTTCGAGGCCGTGGTCAGCGAAGTTCTCCACATGGCCAAGAAGGGTGGGTGCGTCGATGTGGACCTTTCCATGTTTGACGTGGGGAAGCCCCACGAGGTCACGACTAGGCTTCTAGTGGATAAAGTTTCGCCAAGGCTCTCTGAGCTGGGCTACGACCCAGACCTCGTCAAGGCTTTGCTGTTTGACGGAGAGAAGTATAAGCCGTTTCACAGCATACTCTCGGGGGTATTTGACGCAGACCGGCTGGACTACATAATGCGAGATATGTATTTCACGGGGGCGGCTGTGGGCACCAGTTTTACACACATAGACCTCGAGCGAGTTGTGGAAAATCTCGAGGAGGCGGGGGACAGATTTCTGTTTAACGAGAAGGCGAGAGTTAATTTGGAGGGCTACTTAATCACGCGCTATAACTTGTATCGGCACGTCTACCTCCACCACAAGACGGTCCTTTTTACAGAAGTCGCGAGGAGCATAATAGCTGAGAATGTGGAAAAATGTGCGGAGGGGCGCGGGGGTGAGATTTGTCAATATCTCTGCGACCTCGCGAGATTTATATCAGGCGACGTAGATGAAGAGGTGGTTTGGAAGGCCACAGACGAGTACTTCGTCTCAGTCTTTGTCAAAGACCCAAAGTTTAGGGAGCTACTTTCACGCAAGCAGCTCGACTACGTGGCTCTTTGGAAGCGTGAAAAAGACTTCTTGGAGGTGTTTAAGGACCCCGTTAGGCTTAACGAGGCTGTGGATAGGCTTGGCCCGCCGCACTGGGCCTTGATAGACAAGTTGAAGAAGAAGCTCGTGGAGCGGCTCAACGTCGAGCTCGGCGATTCCAACTGCAGACTTGAGCCCAGCGACGTGTTGATATCTTACGTGAGCTTTGACCCCAGGGCAGAGGACTTGTATATAACGACGGCGCGGGGGCCTGTGCCAATATACGAAATTTCTCCACTGGTGGCCGCAGTCAACGAGGCGTGGAGGAGGGCCCCCCACCTCTTTGTGCACGTTAGGAGGGGGGTTTTGGACAAGTGCAAAAACGCCCTCGATATTTTAAAAGCGTCGTTAGAGCCGCTTCTCGAGCTGACTATTAGGAGAATCTCATCCTAG
- a CDS encoding RsmD family RNA methyltransferase: MGPVEVPVVSRWQIEDLKNRSREVSFDLELTKSRVEYVGGFAKFEYRGVWYEVALDELPDVDEESCEVYAYVEGTWRELSIAESRFYKLCVFKRGWAPTLMIDGITMHSVLEDPMVITARKIRRVGGRVFECCTGLGYTAIEALRRGARQVVTVEVDPNVLTLAMYNPFSRGLWSPAVDIVVEDCLVFIAAVRDSSFDYVIHDPPRLSHATQKLYSEGLYREFYRILKRGGGLFHYVSQTGVKYRGLNPLRGVVERLSKVGFVVEGAESGIGVYAKRR, from the coding sequence GTGGGGCCTGTGGAGGTACCAGTGGTGTCTAGGTGGCAGATAGAGGACTTGAAAAATAGGTCTCGGGAAGTGTCCTTCGACTTAGAGCTTACCAAGAGCCGGGTTGAATATGTGGGCGGGTTTGCCAAGTTTGAGTACCGGGGCGTCTGGTACGAGGTGGCGTTGGACGAGCTTCCAGATGTGGACGAGGAGAGCTGTGAAGTATATGCATATGTGGAGGGGACGTGGCGCGAGTTGTCGATAGCTGAGAGCCGGTTTTATAAGCTGTGCGTGTTTAAGAGGGGCTGGGCCCCCACCTTGATGATAGATGGAATCACTATGCACAGCGTCTTGGAGGACCCCATGGTCATAACCGCGCGGAAGATTAGGAGAGTCGGCGGGCGCGTCTTTGAGTGTTGCACCGGCCTCGGCTACACAGCAATTGAGGCCTTGAGGAGGGGGGCTAGGCAGGTGGTCACCGTGGAGGTGGACCCCAACGTGTTAACTCTGGCCATGTACAACCCCTTTAGCAGAGGACTCTGGTCTCCTGCGGTGGATATAGTGGTGGAGGACTGCTTGGTCTTCATCGCCGCTGTTAGAGACTCGTCGTTTGACTACGTAATACACGACCCCCCGAGACTTAGCCATGCCACTCAGAAGCTGTACTCTGAGGGTCTTTACAGAGAGTTTTACAGAATTTTGAAAAGGGGCGGAGGGTTGTTTCACTATGTGAGTCAAACCGGCGTGAAGTACAGGGGGCTTAATCCACTGCGCGGCGTAGTGGAAAGGCTTAGCAAAGTGGGGTTCGTCGTAGAGGGGGCGGAGAGCGGAATTGGGGTGTATGCGAAAAGGCGCTAG
- a CDS encoding aminopeptidase P family protein, which produces MRNLKKLAKAFSERFDYLVLTKSPNLAYAVGMPDALGLVLELSTGRATLYVSRLDYARAKATAPVDKIVALASTELPPRRPGEELEIASSFLDVAKRLQGRVASDSKELGVDVSTELLDLRSVKEEWELELMREALKITERAFLRLGEMRLVGLRERDVAALVYKWFMEEGADGVAFDPIVASGPNGAFPHYRFGDRKITQGDLVVVDIGAKKDVYCSDMTRTLLMGNPGPVLKDAVYAVYEAVKAAEKAVREGAPAADVDKAARDVLGEYGFANYFIHSTGHGVGVEVHEPPRLYATSKEVLKRGQVITIEPGVYIDGVGGVRIEDMVYVAEGGVVLNRVPHLL; this is translated from the coding sequence ATGCGGAACTTGAAAAAGCTGGCAAAGGCGTTCTCAGAACGCTTCGACTACTTGGTTCTCACAAAGAGCCCCAACTTGGCCTACGCGGTGGGTATGCCAGACGCGTTGGGGCTAGTCCTAGAGCTCTCCACGGGACGCGCCACCCTGTATGTATCTAGGCTGGACTACGCCAGAGCAAAGGCCACCGCCCCCGTAGACAAAATCGTAGCGTTGGCTTCCACAGAGTTGCCCCCAAGGAGGCCTGGGGAGGAGTTAGAGATAGCGTCCAGCTTCCTGGACGTTGCCAAGAGGCTCCAGGGGAGAGTAGCCTCCGACAGCAAGGAGTTGGGAGTGGACGTGTCTACAGAGCTGTTGGACTTGCGTAGCGTTAAAGAGGAGTGGGAGCTAGAACTTATGAGAGAAGCTCTTAAGATAACTGAGAGGGCCTTTCTACGGCTTGGCGAAATGAGGCTTGTCGGACTAAGGGAGAGAGATGTGGCGGCTCTGGTCTACAAGTGGTTTATGGAGGAGGGCGCAGACGGCGTTGCCTTTGACCCAATAGTGGCCTCAGGGCCCAACGGCGCCTTCCCCCACTACCGCTTTGGGGACAGGAAGATTACACAAGGCGACCTAGTGGTGGTGGACATAGGGGCTAAGAAGGACGTGTACTGCTCAGACATGACTAGGACTCTCCTAATGGGCAACCCGGGGCCCGTACTCAAAGACGCGGTATACGCCGTATATGAGGCAGTAAAGGCCGCAGAGAAGGCGGTAAGGGAAGGCGCGCCGGCCGCAGATGTGGACAAGGCGGCGAGAGACGTCCTCGGAGAGTACGGCTTTGCCAACTACTTCATCCACTCCACGGGGCACGGCGTCGGCGTTGAAGTACACGAGCCCCCACGGCTCTATGCCACGTCTAAAGAGGTCCTGAAGAGAGGCCAAGTTATAACCATTGAGCCAGGCGTCTACATCGATGGCGTAGGCGGCGTAAGAATAGAGGACATGGTCTACGTTGCAGAAGGCGGCGTTGTCTTAAACAGAGTGCCCCACCTCCTCTAG
- a CDS encoding ASCH domain-containing protein — MGREVDIGPFVRFKEKYLESVLSGRKRVTVRYGVVKPRLSLIYIVCCDKIYAEALITRVYYTELGKLGEEVVEAEGFTSREELINELREIYGEVGDRDVVTVIYFTVVRKYDKPVPLKRLNKAHF, encoded by the coding sequence GTGGGCAGAGAGGTGGACATAGGGCCCTTCGTTAGATTCAAAGAGAAGTATTTGGAGAGCGTACTAAGCGGGAGGAAGAGGGTCACTGTTAGATACGGCGTAGTGAAGCCGAGGCTCTCTCTCATATACATAGTCTGTTGCGACAAAATATACGCCGAGGCCCTCATCACAAGGGTGTACTACACCGAGCTGGGAAAACTCGGCGAAGAGGTAGTAGAGGCCGAGGGATTTACAAGCAGAGAAGAGCTGATAAACGAGCTACGCGAGATATACGGCGAGGTGGGTGACAGGGACGTCGTGACAGTGATCTACTTCACAGTGGTGAGAAAATACGACAAGCCCGTGCCGCTGAAGAGATTAAATAAGGCCCATTTTTAG
- a CDS encoding helix-turn-helix transcriptional regulator, whose amino-acid sequence MLALILLVAQIAVVAFAVYTGRRRLKAMINDAQNHTEELVKEDLPEVDKSILKLLAERQGVVYQSEIMKVLGLPKSTVHKALRRLSEAGYVEIQKRGRLNVVVLKRPTSEASTT is encoded by the coding sequence ATGTTAGCGCTTATACTCCTAGTAGCTCAAATCGCGGTAGTGGCCTTCGCCGTGTATACGGGCCGGCGGAGGCTTAAGGCCATGATAAACGACGCACAAAACCACACAGAGGAGCTCGTGAAAGAGGACTTGCCCGAGGTGGACAAGTCCATCCTAAAGCTACTGGCCGAGAGACAAGGCGTCGTGTACCAGAGCGAGATTATGAAGGTGTTAGGCCTTCCTAAGAGCACGGTACACAAGGCGTTGAGGAGGCTCAGCGAGGCTGGCTACGTCGAAATACAAAAACGCGGTCGGCTTAACGTCGTTGTGCTTAAACGTCCTACTTCAGAGGCTTCAACAACTTAA